From Streptomyces griseorubiginosus, one genomic window encodes:
- a CDS encoding SsgA family sporulation/cell division regulator, with translation MNTTVSCELHLRLVVSSESSLPVPAGLRYDTADPYAVHATFHTGAEETVEWVFARDLLAEGLHRPTGTGDVRVWPSRSHGQGVVCIALSSPEGEALLEAPARALESFLKRTDAAVPPGTEHRHFDLDQELSHILAES, from the coding sequence ATGAACACCACGGTCAGCTGCGAGCTGCACCTGCGCCTCGTTGTGTCGAGCGAGTCCTCCCTGCCTGTCCCCGCAGGCCTGCGGTACGACACGGCCGACCCCTACGCCGTGCACGCCACCTTCCACACCGGAGCCGAGGAGACCGTCGAGTGGGTGTTCGCCCGCGACCTCCTCGCGGAGGGCCTCCACCGGCCCACCGGAACCGGCGACGTCCGAGTCTGGCCGTCGCGCAGTCACGGTCAGGGCGTCGTCTGCATCGCCCTGAGCTCCCCTGAGGGCGAGGCGCTGCTCGAGGCCCCGGCGCGGGCCCTGGAGTCCTTCCTGAAGCGGACGGACGCCGCCGTGCCCCCGGGCACCGAGCACCGCCACTTCGATCTGGATCAGGAGCTCTCGCACATCCTGGCGGAAAGCTAG
- a CDS encoding sugar ABC transporter permease, translated as MTLVKEAPVRPAKKRPAAPAAGRRGRRRENLVGYLFMSPWIAGFLVLTAGPMIASLYYAFTRYNLFTPPEWVGLDNFTTMFQDPRWQKSVEVTLKYVVVATPLKLLLALGVAMLLAQKRRGQGLYRAAFYMPSLIGASVSVGFVWRALFSDDAIVDRTQKIFGVDVGGWIGNPDYVLYSLVALSVWQFGAPMVIFLAGLKQVPQELYEAAEMDGAGPLRRFWNITLPMISPVLFFNVLLESIHAFQVFGSAYVVSNTQCGPADATLVYTCYLYQKGFKEAQMGFAAAMAWTLVLAVALVTAVLFWSQKKWVHYEEAAK; from the coding sequence ATGACGCTCGTCAAGGAAGCGCCCGTGCGCCCGGCGAAGAAGCGGCCCGCCGCTCCTGCCGCCGGGCGGCGCGGGCGGCGCCGCGAGAACCTCGTCGGCTACCTCTTCATGTCGCCGTGGATCGCGGGGTTCCTGGTCCTCACGGCGGGGCCGATGATCGCGTCGCTGTACTACGCGTTCACCCGGTACAACCTGTTCACCCCGCCCGAGTGGGTCGGGCTCGACAACTTCACGACGATGTTCCAGGACCCGCGCTGGCAGAAGTCGGTGGAGGTCACGCTCAAGTACGTCGTCGTGGCCACCCCGCTCAAGCTGCTGCTGGCCCTGGGCGTCGCCATGCTGCTCGCGCAGAAGCGGCGCGGACAGGGCCTGTACCGGGCCGCGTTCTACATGCCCTCGCTCATCGGCGCCAGCGTCTCGGTGGGCTTCGTGTGGCGGGCGCTGTTCTCGGACGACGCGATCGTGGACCGCACGCAGAAGATCTTCGGCGTCGACGTGGGCGGCTGGATCGGCAACCCCGACTACGTGCTGTACTCCCTGGTGGCCCTGAGCGTCTGGCAGTTCGGCGCGCCGATGGTCATCTTCCTGGCCGGCCTCAAGCAGGTCCCGCAGGAGCTGTACGAGGCCGCCGAGATGGACGGGGCCGGGCCCCTGCGGCGGTTCTGGAACATCACGCTGCCGATGATCTCCCCGGTGCTCTTCTTCAACGTGCTGCTGGAGTCCATCCACGCGTTCCAGGTGTTCGGCTCCGCCTATGTCGTCTCCAACACCCAGTGCGGGCCGGCCGACGCCACCCTCGTCTACACCTGCTACCTCTACCAGAAGGGCTTCAAGGAGGCCCAGATGGGCTTCGCCGCCGCGATGGCCTGGACGCTGGTGCTGGCGGTGGCGCTGGTCACGGCGGTCCTGTTCTGGTCGCAGAAGAAGTGGGTGCACTACGAGGAGGCCGCCAAGTGA
- a CDS encoding GNAT family N-acetyltransferase, which translates to MMTTTLRPTEPLQRGADGALSRHYSVCVNSRPVGAIHLATHPSFGPVVAQIRDLRIDEPDRGRGRGAVAALAAEEVARGWGCRQLEIRVPATAAPALRLAGALGYVHRNRGMEKPLGTTAPELPAGSRSRPMTQAEFGPWAERGIEEYARDWSERGVPEAEARARSRKDHQQLVARGLTTEEALYSVLEHDGVRVGFLWVEFIADKAFVYDVETEEPFRGRGHGRSLMLLAESQAIASGRRVLGLNVFAGNTPAERLYESLGYETVGYSMYKSLL; encoded by the coding sequence GTGATGACCACCACCCTGCGGCCGACCGAGCCGCTTCAGCGCGGGGCCGACGGGGCACTGTCCCGCCACTACTCGGTGTGCGTGAACAGCCGTCCCGTCGGAGCGATACATCTGGCGACCCACCCGTCCTTCGGGCCGGTCGTCGCCCAGATCAGGGATCTGCGGATCGACGAACCGGACCGCGGGCGCGGCCGGGGCGCGGTCGCCGCGCTCGCCGCCGAGGAGGTGGCGCGCGGCTGGGGCTGCCGGCAGCTGGAGATCAGGGTCCCGGCCACCGCCGCGCCCGCGTTGCGGCTCGCCGGCGCGCTCGGGTACGTCCACCGCAACCGCGGCATGGAGAAGCCGCTCGGCACCACCGCGCCCGAACTGCCCGCGGGCAGCCGGAGCAGGCCCATGACGCAGGCCGAGTTCGGGCCGTGGGCCGAGCGTGGCATAGAGGAGTACGCCCGGGACTGGAGCGAGCGCGGGGTGCCGGAGGCCGAGGCGAGGGCGAGGTCGCGCAAGGACCACCAACAGCTGGTGGCGCGCGGCCTCACCACGGAGGAGGCGCTGTACAGCGTGCTGGAGCACGACGGCGTCCGGGTCGGGTTCCTGTGGGTGGAGTTCATCGCCGACAAGGCCTTCGTCTACGACGTCGAGACCGAGGAGCCCTTCCGCGGCCGCGGGCACGGCCGTTCCCTGATGCTGCTCGCCGAGAGCCAGGCGATCGCCTCCGGTCGCCGGGTCCTGGGCCTGAACGTCTTCGCGGGCAACACACCGGCCGAACGGCTGTACGAGTCGCTCGGCTACGAGACGGTGGGTTACTCGATGTACAAGAGCCTGCTCTGA
- a CDS encoding Tat pathway signal sequence domain protein, whose translation MSPIPRRSILKAAAVAGAAAQFSWALGTKDAQAAPRAAEADDSPVTLDWLEDGGLGAAPGSTVGVPWPKGVYQEDQKFAVTDADGKAVPVQSWPIAYWPDGSLKWTAHAVSSGNGKLSLTAGEAAVPDKKVTVDKSGGAITVSTGVITAKIGKSGATLIKSVTRGSTEIAKNGRLVLIRQPEIEDEDQGSVRTERFEGAISEVTVEQSGPVRAVVKIDGKHRKGNRSWLPFSIRLYFYAGADSFRMVHTITYDGTQEPGKASGDFIRGLGVRFTVPMRDQSYDRHIRIGGEGTGLLREAVKGITGLRRDPGIAVQEAQYAGKKLPDPATWDQRVTTRLQYIPEWGDYTLSQLSSDGFTVRKRTKKGHGWIGAGGGRRASGFGYVGGASGGLSFGLRDFWERHPSQLDIRDAQTDEAEVTLWLWSPEAQPMDLRFYHDGMGQDTFAEQLEGLNITYEDYEPEFGTPYGIARTSELLFWANESTPTPEALAEQVEAVRVLPQLAAPPKQLIKAKVFGPGLYSEPDRSTPAKAKIEDHLDFLFTYYKDQVEQRRWYGFWDHGDIMHTYDTVRHQWRYDIGGYAWDNSELSPDLWLWFAYLRSGRADIFRFAESMTRHTGEVDVYHLGKWAGLGTRHGVQHYADSAKQQRIANTTYRRYYYFLTADERVGDLMHANVDSDETFLVLDPLRKVRTDPYTPDRHALSIGFGTDWSGLVSAWLTEWERKGPKWEKAKARVLSTMEGIAAQPNGFVQGSGLYDLDTGKFAVASAPVVGVSHLSAVFGLNELCAELIDLVDMPKFNEVYFDYCRYFNATKAEQAARYGSNFGTLLLFQGHSRLDAYAAVKTGDAKLAARAWDKFYNSDGYKESAPWKTEALSGPVALVAGSEAAWVSTNDTALYGLAAIENLALLGDKMPS comes from the coding sequence ATGTCCCCCATCCCCCGCAGGTCCATCCTCAAAGCCGCCGCCGTCGCCGGTGCCGCCGCGCAGTTCAGCTGGGCGCTAGGGACCAAGGACGCGCAGGCCGCGCCGAGAGCCGCCGAGGCCGACGACTCTCCCGTGACCCTGGACTGGCTGGAGGACGGCGGCCTCGGTGCCGCGCCCGGCTCCACCGTCGGCGTCCCCTGGCCCAAGGGCGTCTACCAGGAGGATCAGAAGTTCGCGGTCACCGACGCGGACGGCAAGGCCGTGCCGGTGCAGTCCTGGCCGATCGCCTACTGGCCCGACGGATCGCTCAAGTGGACCGCCCACGCCGTCAGTTCGGGCAACGGCAAGCTGTCCCTGACGGCCGGTGAGGCCGCCGTACCGGACAAGAAGGTCACCGTCGACAAGAGCGGCGGCGCGATCACCGTCTCCACGGGTGTCATCACCGCGAAGATCGGCAAGTCGGGCGCCACGCTCATCAAGTCGGTCACCCGCGGGTCCACGGAGATCGCCAAGAACGGCCGGCTGGTCCTGATCCGCCAGCCCGAGATCGAGGACGAGGACCAGGGCTCGGTCCGGACCGAGCGCTTCGAGGGGGCCATCTCCGAGGTCACCGTCGAGCAGTCGGGCCCGGTCCGCGCGGTCGTCAAGATCGACGGCAAGCACCGCAAGGGCAACCGGAGTTGGCTGCCGTTCTCGATCCGCCTCTACTTCTACGCGGGCGCCGACTCCTTCCGTATGGTGCACACCATCACCTACGACGGCACCCAGGAGCCCGGCAAGGCCAGCGGCGACTTCATCCGCGGGCTCGGGGTGCGGTTCACCGTCCCGATGCGCGACCAGTCCTACGACCGCCACATCCGCATCGGCGGTGAGGGCACCGGTCTGCTGCGCGAAGCCGTCAAGGGCATCACCGGGCTGCGCCGCGACCCCGGTATCGCCGTGCAGGAGGCCCAGTACGCGGGCAAGAAGCTGCCCGACCCCGCCACCTGGGACCAGCGGGTCACCACCCGGCTCCAGTACATCCCCGAGTGGGGCGACTACACGCTCTCCCAGCTCTCCTCCGACGGCTTCACCGTGCGCAAGCGCACCAAGAAGGGGCACGGCTGGATCGGCGCCGGCGGCGGCCGTCGGGCCTCCGGGTTCGGGTACGTCGGTGGCGCGAGCGGCGGACTCTCCTTCGGGCTGCGGGACTTCTGGGAGCGCCACCCCTCCCAGCTCGACATCCGCGACGCCCAGACCGACGAGGCCGAGGTCACCCTCTGGCTCTGGTCACCCGAGGCCCAGCCCATGGACCTGCGCTTCTACCACGACGGCATGGGCCAGGACACCTTCGCCGAACAGCTCGAAGGCCTCAACATCACCTACGAGGACTACGAACCCGAGTTCGGCACGCCCTACGGCATCGCCCGCACCTCGGAACTCCTCTTCTGGGCCAACGAGTCCACCCCGACACCAGAGGCCCTCGCCGAACAGGTCGAGGCCGTACGGGTGTTGCCGCAGCTCGCCGCGCCGCCGAAGCAGCTCATCAAGGCGAAGGTCTTCGGCCCCGGCCTGTACTCCGAGCCGGACCGCTCGACCCCGGCCAAGGCGAAGATCGAGGACCACCTCGACTTCCTCTTCACCTACTACAAGGACCAGGTGGAGCAGCGCCGTTGGTACGGCTTCTGGGACCACGGCGACATCATGCACACCTACGACACCGTCAGGCACCAGTGGCGGTACGACATCGGCGGCTACGCCTGGGACAACTCCGAGCTCTCGCCCGACCTCTGGCTCTGGTTCGCGTACCTCAGGTCGGGCCGCGCGGACATCTTCCGGTTCGCCGAGTCCATGACCCGGCACACCGGTGAGGTCGACGTCTACCACCTGGGCAAGTGGGCGGGCCTCGGCACCCGGCACGGTGTGCAGCACTACGCCGACAGTGCCAAGCAGCAGCGCATCGCCAACACGACGTACCGCCGCTACTACTACTTCCTCACCGCGGACGAGCGTGTCGGCGACCTCATGCACGCCAATGTCGACTCCGACGAGACGTTCCTCGTACTCGACCCACTGCGCAAGGTACGCACCGATCCGTACACGCCCGACCGGCACGCCCTGTCGATCGGCTTCGGCACGGACTGGAGCGGGCTGGTCTCGGCCTGGCTGACGGAGTGGGAGCGCAAGGGGCCGAAGTGGGAGAAGGCCAAGGCGCGCGTGCTGTCGACCATGGAGGGCATCGCCGCGCAGCCCAACGGGTTCGTGCAGGGCAGTGGGCTGTACGACCTCGACACGGGCAAGTTCGCGGTGGCCTCGGCGCCGGTGGTGGGCGTGTCCCACCTGTCCGCCGTGTTCGGGCTCAACGAGCTCTGCGCCGAGCTGATCGACCTGGTCGACATGCCGAAGTTCAACGAGGTCTACTTCGACTACTGCCGGTACTTCAACGCGACGAAGGCCGAGCAGGCGGCTCGGTACGGGTCCAACTTCGGGACGCTGCTGCTGTTCCAGGGGCACTCGCGGCTCGACGCGTACGCGGCGGTGAAGACCGGGGACGCGAAGCTGGCCGCTCGGGCGTGGGACAAGTTCTACAACTCCGACGGGTACAAGGAGTCGGCGCCGTGGAAGACGGAGGCGTTGAGCGGGCCGGTGGCTCTGGTGGCGGGTAGTGAGGCGGCCTGGGTGTCGACCAATGACACGGCGCTGTACGGGCTTGCCGCTATCGAGAATCTGGCGCTTCTCGGGGACAAGATGCCGTCGTAG
- a CDS encoding aminodeoxychorismate lyase, which translates to MKIWLDGGLQDIETARVSVFDHGLTVGDGIFETVKAVDGRLFALTRHLDRLTLSARGLGLPDPDHDEVRRACAAVLEANPMPLGRLRITYTGGHGPLGSDRGDHGPTLVVALGESAPRPDSTAVITVPWTRNERGALTGLKTTSYAENVVALARARERGASEALFANTVGQLCEGTGSNVFVVLDGEIHTPPLASGCLAGITRALTVEWTGAKETDLPLDVLERADEVFLTSTLRDVQAVHRVDARELPGAPGPVTAKAMRIFDERAGDDLDP; encoded by the coding sequence GTGAAGATCTGGCTCGACGGCGGGCTGCAGGACATCGAGACCGCCCGCGTCTCGGTCTTCGACCACGGGCTGACCGTGGGCGACGGCATCTTCGAGACCGTGAAGGCGGTGGACGGCCGGCTCTTCGCGCTCACCCGGCATCTCGACCGGCTGACCCTGTCGGCGCGCGGGCTCGGGCTGCCCGATCCGGACCACGACGAGGTCCGCCGTGCCTGCGCGGCCGTACTCGAAGCCAACCCGATGCCGCTCGGACGGCTGCGCATCACCTACACCGGGGGTCATGGTCCGCTGGGGTCCGACCGCGGTGACCACGGGCCGACCCTGGTGGTCGCCCTCGGCGAGTCCGCGCCGCGGCCCGACTCCACGGCCGTGATCACCGTCCCGTGGACGCGCAACGAGCGTGGCGCCCTCACCGGCCTCAAGACGACCTCGTACGCCGAGAACGTGGTCGCGCTCGCACGCGCGCGTGAGCGGGGCGCCTCCGAAGCGCTGTTCGCCAACACCGTCGGGCAGTTGTGCGAGGGCACCGGGTCGAACGTGTTCGTCGTGCTCGACGGCGAGATCCACACCCCGCCGCTCGCCTCCGGCTGTCTCGCGGGCATCACGCGCGCGTTGACCGTCGAATGGACCGGCGCCAAGGAGACCGACCTGCCGCTGGACGTCCTGGAGCGGGCCGACGAGGTGTTCCTGACCTCGACCCTGCGGGACGTCCAGGCCGTGCACCGCGTCGACGCGCGCGAACTGCCGGGCGCGCCGGGGCCGGTGACCGCCAAGGCCATGCGGATCTTCGACGAGCGGGCCGGGGACGACCTCGATCCGTGA
- a CDS encoding carbohydrate ABC transporter permease: MTTATSPVVRTANERRRFGSIAWHVGALVILAVILYPVIWVLGASFKPSKDIIASIDLLPAKPVWANFSGLADGISGISISTFFVNSLIYAGLAVAGVVLSSSLTAYAFAKIRFAGRNLLFTLMIGTLLLPYHVLLIPQYVMFRKLELVDTLVPLVAGKFLATEAFFVFLMVQFMRGLPRELDEAAKLDGCGHLRTYWSIVLPLCRPALITSAIFTFINAWNDFMGPLIYLNTPDKYTVSLGLMMFRDQEGISNYGSMIAMSLVALIPVIAFFMAFQRYLIDGMATSGLK; encoded by the coding sequence GTGACCACCGCCACCAGCCCTGTCGTGCGTACCGCGAACGAGCGGCGGCGCTTCGGATCGATCGCCTGGCACGTGGGCGCGCTCGTCATCCTCGCGGTCATCCTGTACCCGGTGATCTGGGTCCTCGGTGCCTCGTTCAAGCCGAGCAAGGACATCATCGCCAGCATCGACCTGCTGCCGGCCAAGCCGGTCTGGGCGAACTTCTCCGGTCTGGCCGACGGCATCTCCGGCATCTCCATCAGCACCTTCTTCGTCAACTCGCTGATCTACGCCGGTCTCGCCGTGGCCGGTGTCGTGCTGTCCAGCTCGCTGACCGCCTACGCCTTCGCCAAGATCAGGTTCGCCGGACGGAACCTGCTGTTCACGCTGATGATCGGCACCCTGCTGCTGCCGTACCACGTCCTGCTCATCCCGCAGTACGTGATGTTCCGCAAGCTGGAACTGGTCGACACGCTGGTGCCGCTCGTGGCCGGCAAGTTCCTCGCCACGGAGGCGTTCTTCGTCTTCCTGATGGTGCAGTTCATGCGCGGGCTGCCGCGCGAGCTGGACGAGGCCGCCAAGCTGGACGGCTGCGGGCACCTGCGGACCTACTGGTCGATCGTGCTGCCGCTGTGCCGGCCCGCCCTCATCACCAGCGCGATCTTCACGTTCATCAACGCCTGGAACGACTTCATGGGGCCGTTGATCTACCTCAACACCCCCGACAAGTACACCGTCTCGCTCGGCCTGATGATGTTCCGCGACCAGGAGGGCATCTCCAACTACGGCAGCATGATCGCGATGTCGCTGGTGGCGCTGATCCCGGTCATCGCCTTCTTCATGGCCTTCCAGCGCTACCTCATCGACGGCATGGCCACGTCCGGACTGAAGTGA
- a CDS encoding chorismate-binding protein, producing MLDLAPLARFGDRVATGLLDVTSDPAALDSRGFWAVAADFEGGLTCARFAAVRQEPVPAPVPGAWHGPGVGDWTSSLDRAAYTAAVRRIRERIATGEVYQANLCRVLSAPLTPGADVDALTALLARGNPAPYAGTIRLPGHGVEIATASPELFLRRAGRVVESGPIKGTGRTEDDLLPKDYAENVMIVDLVRNDLGRVCATGSVTVPDLCAVEKHPGLVHLVSTVRGELREGAGWAELLGAAFPPGSVTGAPKSSALRIIDELETAPRGPYCGGIGWVDADRGTGELAVGIRTFWIDRGEGVLRFGTGAGITWGSDPEGEWRETELKAARLLAVASGTYEVSGGTLT from the coding sequence GTGCTCGACCTCGCTCCTCTCGCCCGTTTCGGCGACCGTGTCGCCACCGGTCTCCTCGACGTCACCAGCGACCCCGCGGCCCTGGACTCCCGCGGTTTCTGGGCCGTTGCCGCGGACTTCGAAGGCGGTCTCACCTGCGCCCGCTTCGCCGCCGTACGCCAGGAGCCGGTGCCCGCGCCGGTGCCGGGGGCGTGGCACGGACCCGGGGTCGGTGACTGGACGTCGTCTCTCGATCGCGCCGCGTACACGGCGGCCGTACGACGGATTCGTGAGCGCATCGCCACCGGCGAGGTCTACCAGGCCAACCTCTGCCGGGTCCTGAGCGCGCCCCTCACGCCAGGCGCCGACGTGGACGCGCTGACCGCGCTGTTGGCCCGCGGCAACCCGGCGCCGTACGCAGGAACGATTCGGCTGCCCGGGCACGGAGTGGAGATCGCCACCGCGTCCCCAGAGCTGTTCCTGCGCCGAGCCGGGCGGGTCGTGGAGTCGGGGCCGATCAAGGGGACCGGGCGGACCGAGGACGACCTGCTGCCCAAGGACTACGCCGAGAACGTGATGATCGTGGACCTGGTCCGCAACGACCTGGGGCGGGTGTGCGCCACCGGCAGTGTCACCGTCCCCGACCTGTGTGCCGTGGAGAAGCATCCGGGCCTGGTCCATCTCGTGTCGACCGTGCGGGGTGAGCTGCGGGAGGGCGCCGGCTGGGCCGAGCTGCTCGGCGCCGCGTTCCCGCCCGGCTCGGTCACCGGCGCGCCCAAGTCCAGCGCGCTGCGGATCATCGACGAACTGGAGACCGCACCCCGCGGGCCGTACTGCGGGGGGATCGGGTGGGTCGACGCCGACCGGGGGACCGGGGAGCTGGCCGTCGGTATCCGCACGTTCTGGATCGACCGCGGTGAAGGAGTGCTGCGTTTCGGTACCGGCGCCGGGATCACCTGGGGTTCCGACCCCGAGGGGGAGTGGCGGGAGACCGAGCTGAAGGCGGCCCGGCTGCTCGCGGTAGCGTCGGGGACGTACGAGGTGAGTGGAGGGACCCTGACGTGA
- a CDS encoding CGNR zinc finger domain-containing protein, translating into MLITHDTRCALDTVVDLVNTAPEDDAAPDALPDVAALADFVRNHEISDVGVLSEFDLSAVRKIRGRFASVFAAPDARAAANLINDLVAAAGTTPQLTDHDGYDWHVHYFAPGASVADHLAADCGMALAFFVVAGEQERLRRCEAPDCRRAFVDLSRNRSRRYCDSRTCGNRLHVAAYRARRKEAAG; encoded by the coding sequence GTGCTGATCACCCACGACACCCGGTGCGCACTCGACACCGTGGTCGATCTGGTGAACACCGCACCGGAGGACGACGCGGCGCCGGACGCACTGCCGGATGTGGCGGCGCTCGCGGATTTCGTACGAAACCACGAAATCAGTGATGTCGGGGTGCTCTCGGAGTTCGACCTGTCGGCGGTGCGCAAGATCCGCGGCCGGTTCGCCTCGGTCTTCGCCGCCCCGGACGCCCGGGCCGCCGCGAACCTCATCAACGACCTGGTCGCCGCCGCGGGCACCACACCCCAGCTCACGGACCACGACGGCTACGACTGGCACGTGCACTACTTCGCCCCCGGCGCCTCGGTGGCCGACCACCTGGCGGCCGACTGCGGAATGGCGCTGGCGTTCTTCGTGGTGGCCGGCGAGCAGGAGCGGCTGCGGCGCTGCGAGGCGCCCGACTGCCGGCGGGCCTTCGTCGACCTCTCCCGGAACCGCTCCCGCCGGTACTGCGACAGCCGGACCTGCGGTAACCGTCTGCATGTGGCCGCGTACCGGGCGCGGCGCAAGGAGGCCGCGGGCTGA
- a CDS encoding extracellular solute-binding protein — MGTSRNVERRTILKAAGATAATLGLAATTGCGGDSGSSGDGTVTLRYAWWGGEPRTIAIKKTIALFEKKYPKIKIKPEFTDYQAFWEKFQTQASGGNPPDVFQNAVGFLRKYDKRGVLLDLKTQADSGNLSLDNFRNGVLANGQVDGKQLGIPVGANTMALVIDLKAFKKAGVEAKFGWTWDEYFAALQTIQDKLKIAGDTGYHAIMYLYDLYLRQNGKAFFTDSDLGFTEDDLTQWWTDAYKRVKSGLVADPKKIEQVQPKSGLSAGLAASEFTWDNFSIRYEGEGESDYGLAPIPTTDGKNTGQYLGSLMLSAFAGTKHPKEAAQFISFMVHDPEVGKIMGYDRGILATTEQYDAFVPTDANNKGVKAYEEEVAKAGVLGKITPHPSGADVIEAAFLRIGGEVSQGKTKPADAAKALFGEAKAAFAG, encoded by the coding sequence GTGGGAACCAGCAGGAATGTTGAGAGGCGAACGATCCTCAAGGCGGCCGGGGCTACAGCGGCGACGCTGGGGCTGGCCGCGACGACCGGGTGCGGTGGTGACAGCGGCAGTTCCGGAGACGGGACCGTGACACTCCGTTACGCGTGGTGGGGTGGCGAGCCGCGCACCATCGCCATCAAGAAGACGATCGCGCTCTTCGAGAAGAAGTACCCGAAGATCAAGATCAAGCCTGAATTCACCGACTATCAGGCGTTCTGGGAGAAGTTCCAGACCCAGGCCTCCGGTGGTAATCCGCCGGACGTTTTCCAGAATGCGGTCGGTTTCCTGCGCAAGTACGACAAGCGCGGTGTTCTCCTGGATCTCAAGACGCAGGCGGACTCCGGGAATCTGAGCCTGGACAACTTCCGCAACGGTGTTCTGGCGAACGGTCAGGTCGACGGCAAGCAGCTCGGTATCCCCGTCGGCGCCAACACCATGGCACTCGTCATCGACCTCAAGGCCTTCAAGAAGGCGGGCGTCGAGGCGAAGTTCGGCTGGACCTGGGACGAGTACTTCGCCGCGCTCCAGACGATCCAGGACAAGCTGAAGATCGCCGGTGACACCGGCTACCACGCCATCATGTATCTCTACGACCTGTATCTGCGTCAGAACGGCAAGGCCTTCTTCACCGACTCCGATCTCGGCTTCACCGAGGACGATCTGACGCAGTGGTGGACGGACGCGTACAAGCGCGTGAAGTCCGGTCTCGTCGCCGACCCGAAGAAGATCGAGCAGGTCCAGCCCAAGTCGGGCCTGTCGGCCGGGCTCGCCGCGTCCGAGTTCACCTGGGACAACTTCTCCATCCGCTACGAGGGCGAGGGCGAGTCGGACTACGGGCTCGCGCCGATCCCCACCACGGACGGCAAGAACACCGGCCAGTACCTCGGCTCGCTGATGCTGAGCGCCTTCGCCGGGACCAAGCACCCCAAGGAAGCCGCCCAGTTCATCTCCTTCATGGTCCACGACCCCGAGGTCGGCAAGATCATGGGCTACGACCGCGGCATCCTCGCCACGACCGAGCAGTACGACGCCTTCGTGCCCACCGACGCCAACAACAAGGGCGTCAAGGCGTACGAGGAAGAGGTCGCCAAGGCCGGTGTGCTCGGGAAGATCACCCCGCACCCGTCGGGTGCCGATGTCATCGAGGCGGCGTTCCTGCGCATCGGCGGCGAGGTCTCCCAGGGCAAGACCAAGCCGGCTGACGCGGCAAAGGCGCTGTTCGGCGAGGCCAAGGCCGCGTTCGCGGGCTGA
- a CDS encoding TIGR02611 family protein, whose product MNTGSDEPREVAVASDEQSDEKADEAPEGQGLGSRAPEFVKSRRLLHLSWQVLIFVIGLAVVVAGIIMLPLPGPGWVVIFGGMAIWATEFVWAQLVLRWTKRKVTEAAQRALDPKVRRRNIILTSIGLVLIAAILGVYLWKFGFEMPWNIKDQ is encoded by the coding sequence ATGAATACGGGGAGTGACGAGCCGCGCGAGGTCGCCGTGGCATCCGACGAGCAGAGCGACGAGAAGGCGGACGAAGCGCCGGAGGGACAGGGGCTCGGCTCCCGGGCGCCCGAGTTCGTGAAATCGCGGCGGCTGCTGCACCTGAGCTGGCAGGTCCTGATCTTCGTGATCGGCCTCGCGGTCGTGGTCGCCGGCATCATCATGCTGCCGCTGCCGGGACCCGGCTGGGTCGTGATCTTCGGCGGTATGGCGATCTGGGCGACCGAGTTCGTCTGGGCCCAGCTCGTGCTGCGGTGGACCAAGCGGAAGGTGACCGAGGCGGCCCAGCGCGCCCTCGATCCCAAGGTGCGCCGACGCAACATCATCCTGACCTCGATCGGCCTGGTGCTCATCGCCGCGATCCTCGGGGTCTACCTCTGGAAGTTCGGCTTCGAGATGCCCTGGAACATCAAGGACCAGTGA
- a CDS encoding DsbA family protein, translating to MSDPSPARPAAPVLDVWCELQCSDCRDALDDVRALRARYGDRLELRLRHFPLEKHKHSFAAAQAAEEALEQGKGWEYTEAVLARVEELDRRGEPLLVEVASELGLDAEEFDTALIDGRHILIVDADQAEGKAIGVAGTPTYVIDGERLDGGKSQDGLRERIEQIADRLLAEQD from the coding sequence ATGAGCGACCCCTCCCCCGCCCGCCCCGCCGCGCCCGTTCTCGACGTGTGGTGCGAGTTGCAGTGCTCCGACTGCCGTGACGCCCTGGACGACGTCCGGGCGCTGCGGGCCCGCTACGGCGACCGTCTGGAGCTGCGGCTGCGGCACTTCCCGCTGGAGAAGCACAAGCACTCCTTCGCCGCCGCACAGGCCGCCGAGGAGGCGCTGGAGCAGGGCAAGGGCTGGGAGTACACCGAGGCCGTGCTCGCGCGGGTCGAGGAGCTGGACCGTAGGGGGGAACCTCTCCTGGTCGAGGTCGCCAGCGAACTGGGCCTGGACGCCGAGGAGTTCGACACCGCGCTGATCGACGGCCGGCACATCCTGATCGTGGACGCCGACCAGGCCGAGGGCAAGGCGATCGGCGTGGCCGGCACCCCGACGTACGTCATCGACGGCGAACGGCTGGACGGCGGCAAGAGCCAGGACGGGCTGCGCGAGCGGATCGAGCAGATCGCCGACCGGCTGCTCGCCGAGCAGGACTGA